The nucleotide window TCTCTCaaacaataataatagtaatttGTTTTAAAGATATTATAATATTAACATTGTATTTGacctttaaataaaaatatataaagaaTACGTGTCTTAAACATACATTTGAGTCAATTATTTTTATGTGAGCATCTTGTTAgaacttttgagatcgttgatacttgtgctggattagtttagtCATAGTTTGTAGCTATTTTGAATATAcaagggcttattttgtaattctctaAAAGTAAAGTTCCTGATCTAGTGtagataagattccagcaaatttataaatttgctggctaatcaggaacactatatatagcccaCACATTGTAACCAACTtaagcttttggctcttgaatGAATATTGGTGTTACTACATTCTTGTGttgatcttgtgctcaaatctgatatccaaggtgttttattgttatatcttattgtttggattcaatacaacacttgttgtattcattaatccattagcttcaccttcatctttgatctttcttaacttttcatatctcaaacacctaatcaataggtgttttgggttaaaacaaccaaccactgtgatccggattcgttttgggatctacaatatggtatcagagccttagtgctcttggttgttgggttcttgttgagatttttcaaatttttggacttaaaatggattgatttggtgtgtttaatctataggttgttgttaatacatcaaaacatggtttttgagttgtttttgagtgattagagggttttagttcgtgttaaaccctctgtCCAGCGAAATTAACTTGAAGACAGCGAACAATTTTTGAATATAGCGAAATTAATTTTTGAATACAACGAACACAGCGTTGAATATAGCGAACTTAATCAAATCGTTGAGAAACTCATCACAGGATCACTAATTTCGACGCTCATCATTCGAGCGAAATTACTGATCATCAGCGAAATAGTGTCCAGTGACCCTTGAGCGaaattatcgaaggcgacttcgagaactGTGATACTGAACCACAGCGTTCTTATCACGGTAATCGGCGGAATTAATCTAACCATCGTCTGTGTTGTGTTTTGCCAGCGGAATTATCGTGTTCGCTCGTGCAGGACTACCTAAAGCATCAGCGAAGTTCGAAGATCTGTTAGCGAAATTGATCGAGTCTCCTTTGTCATCGGCGAAATTAACTCTGTCATTGTTCATCTGTGACTTGTCAGCGAAATTAACTTCTAATCAGCCCCATTTTGTCTAAAACAAGCAAAGATGTCGTTGAATCAACTAAGTCCAATTGCTCAAGCAGAACTTGAGACTGGAACCACCACTTGACCACCAAAGTTGAAAGGTGCTGAAGACTTTAGCACTTGGAAAACTCGCATTCAatcgttcttcgagtacacggaCTACAATCTGTGTCTCTCTGTCACCACTGGACCCCACATTCCAACGGTTGTTCGAGGAGATGCAGTAGTTGCCAACAATGATGCAACTACCTTTACTGATGAAGACAAGGCTCTTATCCAACGCGATCGTCGTGCTCATGCTGCCTTAACCATGGCACTATCAACCAATGactgcaacatgtttgaagaacaccgaactgccaatgcactctggaatgcattgattgagtactatgaaggaaatgaagagtTGATCAAAAGCAAGAGAGATATGGTGCAGAAACAATATGACATGTTTTGTGGAGTTCGTAGAGAAAGTCTTTCTGACCACGTCAGTCGTTTTCTGaatatgatgaccaaaatgaagaaggcGGGAAATCCTGTCACAAATCGTGCTGCAATAAAGAAGCTGCTAGATTCACTTCCCAAGGAATGGAGCCTACAatgcatgatgatcaagaaggatttCCTCAACAATCCAAATCCTGTCACTTTGTCCGATCTGATCAATACCCTAAGAGCCTTTGAAATGGATGTCAACAAAAGAGAGATGAACACTGCTGGTTACCAACCAAAGTCAACTCAAACCTCTGCTGGATTGAAAAATGTGGCATTTCTTGCATCAGGGGGCATCACTCTACAAGCTTCTGACTTAATCTATGCGAACGCTTCCGCAAGCGTATCAAAAGCTCCACAACTTGTTGAGAAGACTATCACTGTTGACACTCAAGCATTGAAAGTGTCCACTGAAAACGTGGCACTCTTCAACACATTTCTGAGCAGCTATGAAGCCCCGATGTCTGGGGAACTGAAAAAGGAGATGTTCACTgctgaagacatgtatcaggttgatccagatgatatggaggaaatggatctgaaatggcaaatggccatgatcactTTGAGGCTAAAGAAATTTGAAGACAAGACAGGAAAGCGTTGGGGGTCTTGGAAAAGCTGGCTTTGACAAATCTAAACTTAGGTGCTACAACTGCAAGAATCTAGgacatttcaagcgtgattgtcctCTGTTGAAAGAAGGAAACAGTGAAACCACTCCTGCTGTAAAGCAAATCGCAGTTGAAGAGAACAAGAACAACGCGTCTCCTAGCACGCCAAAAGCTTTAGTCATCGAAGactatgattggagtgaagaaaTTACTGAAGCAAAGGAGCAAGTAAACAAAGCTCTGATGGCCAAAATCTCAGCTGAATCCTCATCAAGACAATTTGAAAAGCAGACTGCTGGAATTCCAAAAGGAGACAATACTGCTGACAAAGGTCTAAAAAGCATTCTGACCTCAGTGGAGCCTGAAAATGAAAAGAAATGTGGTCAAGCAGAGGAGCATGTTTCGAAAGAGGCATCTGAGAAGGGCAAGGAAAAGGTCCCAGCAGCCGCCATGAAAGCAGATTCATCAAAGGAGAAGGCTGACAAGGACTTGGTAAACAATATTCCACTTAGTTTCAAAGAAAAATTATGCACACCtgcatgcgttgatgtcgtggcacattacaaATTCTTAAATCTAGAATTtgaaagacaaaaagacaaagctttaaaatttaacaacgagcttaaacagaacgaggctgcatatcagagaaagttgaactcaactttagctgaaatgcaaactcttaaagaatttgtgtttacaaaagattttatcattaacgatcttacagaaagattagaaaaagctttgaacgaaaagaataaattacaaattataatagataaatggaacgtcagtcaaaaggcctttactgacattAAAAACTACCAACGACCAACATTTGTGAAGGACGGGATTGGGTATAAGGAtaggcacggaaatgaaagaaaacttttctttcctccacatagcaaaaactatgtGCCTATGCCGACTTCTCATCCCGAAAACGATCTTATCAATGAAAAGGCCTCTGttgaaaaaaatgagttttgtgaaAATGAGACAACCACTAACTGTTCTAAAAGCAATGCAGATCCCATTgagtgtaaagaagatgtgtgcgatgaggatggagactgcggcgggtcaaaaataggaatcggatattcaggcgacagttattccaccgtTAACTGTTCGCCTGGAACTATTCTAGGAAAAACAATGTTAAGGATGATTGTAATAATTTAAGTAGGatggatgactgtaatggccGAGTGCCTAAATTTAAATCTTCGGATGACTAtaagggccatgtgcctacaATTGAGACCCGTGATCGTGAACATTGTGTGTCTAAATGTCATGATTTAAATTATGCGTGTTGTGATGATAAAGTTGCttgtgaatctcctgtatttgtgccagaattaAAAAGGAATAGTTTTGGAAAATTCCTCACAGAGGAAATTCCCGAATTTATTCCTTCCAGAACAGGTATGACAGATTCAGAAAAGAGTGTCACTGAAGATCAAGGCAATGAAGACTCAAGCATCACTGCCTCAGACAATGAGCAAGGATCAGAAAGTTCAAGTGAAGAACAAACAGCTAGTGATGAAAGCTTCGAATGTTCAAGTTCTGAAACCAATGAAGACCAGGACTCAGAAAGTTCAGATAAAGATCGAAGCTACAATGAGTCAAGTTACGAAGCAAGTGAAGAGCAAGGCTCAAGCGAGGACAACATGTCTGAAAGTTCATTCGATTCAGACAGTGATGAAGAACACTCAGAAGATGAAAGCagagtggacaagaaaatgaagaaagcagaaagctcaagactctcatcacatacatcatcttctaacaccaaaagacccagacataaaagatgctttcgctgtggtcatttaggacatacagcgaaacattgtaaaaccaaGAAGTTTTCTAAACCAGAACATGATTTTCTTACAAACGTCACACATCAATTAAATTATCTTAAGAAGtctgttaaaaatctggttgagtcaactgcctatttttggaaacaaaaacaggtcaaagtgggtcaaaaccacgatagaTTCCAAATGAAGCAAATCTGGATTCCTAAATCAAGCTAATTTGTGTATATATTTGTGTATATCAGAATAAACTCCAGAAATGGCTCCGCATGCTTATGGAGTACATCTGGCATGTAGACAGCGGATGTTCAAGACACATGACTGGATTGAAGGAACTTCTGAAGAACTTTCGCTTCATCGATGGTGATTTCGTATCTTTCGCTGGAGACGAGAAAGGAGGAAAGATTGTTGGAGTAGGAGATGTGGTGTCGGAAGCCCTCACATTGGAGAATGTCAACTATGTTCCGGAGCTGTGTTACAATCTCATGAGTGTCTCTCAAGTCTGTGATAAAGGAATATCGGTGCTTTTCAATGACATGGAATGCTTGTTCCTCAAGCCTGGATATGTTGTTCCTGCTGAAATGATCATGCTCACTGCTCCAAGACAAAACAACACATACGTGCTCAACatgaaaaatgccaagacaaatgACAATCTAACCTGCTTGATCTCTAAGGCTTCAGAATCGGAGTCACTGCTTTGGTACAGGCGATTGGGGCATGTTAATTTTAAAAATATGAATAAACTCTCCAAGTTAAACTTAGTAAGAGGTCTTCCGGTTAAAAAATTcccattttctgaaaaatgtatagcatgcgcccagggaaaacaacacaagaaatcGCACAAGTCCAAAGCAGTGAATACGATCACTGCGCCTCTTCAGTTGatgcacatggatctttttggtccaattagtgttaaaagtcttgctaaaagtTCTTACTGTTTGGTGATCACAGATGATTTCTCTCGGTTTTCATGGGTCTATTTTCTTGAAGCAAAAAGTGAGACAGCTGAAGTTCTCAAATCATTCATCCCGCTGATTGAAAATGTGACCAAACT belongs to Helianthus annuus cultivar XRQ/B chromosome 5, HanXRQr2.0-SUNRISE, whole genome shotgun sequence and includes:
- the LOC110943340 gene encoding uncharacterized protein LOC110943340 → MKKAGNPVTNRAAIKKLLDSLPKEWSLQCMMIKKDFLNNPNPVTLSDLINTLRAFEMDVNKREMNTAGYQPKSTQTSAGLKNVAFLASGGITLQASDLIYANASASVSKAPQLVEKTITVDTQALKVSTENVALFNTFLSSYEAPMSGELKKEMFTAEDMYQESVGGLGKAGFDKSKLRCYNCKNLGHFKRDCPLLKEGNSETTPAVKQIAVEENKNNASPSTPKALVIEDYDWSEEITEAKEQVNKALMAKISAESSSRQFEKQTAGIPKGDNTADKGLKSILTSVEPENEKKCGQAEEHVSKEASEKGKEKVPAAAMKADSSKEKADKDLGHVPTIETRDREHCVSKCHDLNYACCDDKVACESPVFVPELKRNSFGKFLTEEIPEFIPSRTGMTDSEKSVTEDQGNEDSSITASDNEQGSESSSEEQTASDESFECSSSETNEDQDSESSDKDRSYNESSYEASEEQGSSEDNMSESSFDSDSDEEHSEDESRNKLQKWLRMLMEYIWHVDSGCSRHMTGLKELLKNFRFIDGDFVSFAGDEKGGKIVGVGDVVSEALTLENVNYVPELCYNLMSVSQVCDKGISVLFNDMECLFLKPGYVVPAEMIMLTAPRQNNTYVLNMKNAKTNDNLTCLISKASESESLLWYRRLGHVNFKNMNKLSKLNLVRGLPVKKFPFSEKYDFSRFSWVYFLEAKSETAEVLKSFIPLIENVTKLKVKSIRSDNGSEFKNQTFISFCAEKGIHLQYSAARTPQ